The sequence ATGTTCCGGCACTTTAGTGACGAAAGCGGCTTCCAGCCCGAAGTTGGCCAGTGCCACCGCCACGTTGGCCTCCCCGCCGCCGTAGCAGGCGTCAAAACGGTCGGCCTGCACAAACCGTTGATGGCCGGGTGTGGACAGCCTTAACATGATTTCACCGAAAGTTACTACTCTTGCCATGGGATGACCGCCTCCTCTAAAAATTTCTCGCTTCTCTTACCTTGGCGACAAATTGCTTGGCCGTTTCCGTGACCAGGGCGAAATTCCCGGTTTTCGCTCCGGCAGTGAGCTCACTGCCCACTCCTACCGCTACACAACCGCTGGTAATCCATTCCCGGACGTTGTCCAAGCTCACCCCGCCCGTCGGCATCAAGGGCGCCTGAGGCAAGGGACCTTTGAAAGCTTTCACGATTTTCGGCCCGAATAGGTTCCCCGGGAAAATCTTAATAATGTCCGCCCCGGCTTCCAAGGCAGCCAGCGCCTCCGTGGGCGTCATGCAGCCCGCCATATAAGGTATCTGGTACCGGTTGCACAGTTTAGCGGCGGCCGGATCAAAATTCGGGCCCACGATGAACTCCGCTCCGGCCAAGATGGCAATCCGCGCCGTCTCGCTGTCCAGTACCGTGCCGGCGCCCAGGATCAATTCCTCCGGGGAAAACTGTTCCCGCAGGGCGGCAATGACCTTGTCGGCCTGGGGCACCGTAAAAGTGATCTCGATAGCCGGGATGCCGCCCTCAAGACATGCCCTGGCAATCTTCTCCGCCACTTCCGTGTTTTCCGCCCTCACTACTGCCACTACACCCACATCAATAATTCTTTGCAGGGTCTGCAGTTTCTTAATCAAAATGCTCCCTCCCTTGGTTAGAAAGAAATGAACTTCCCTGATTAAGTACCCAGCAGTTTAGTGCCATTGAGAACAAAAACATATTGCAACTTGTATACTAATATGGTAGCATGTAAGTGATCAAATGAAAAGGGCAAGGCCCAAAATAATCGGGTGAGCAAGATGAAACTTAACTTGCAAGATTTAAAAAACCGGCAGCCTTGGCTGGACAAGGGTTATGAGCTGCCTTCCTTCCCCTTGGAACAAGTGCGGGCGGCTACCTT is a genomic window of Clostridia bacterium containing:
- a CDS encoding bifunctional 2-keto-4-hydroxyglutarate aldolase/2-keto-3-deoxy-6-phosphogluconate aldolase, which gives rise to MIKKLQTLQRIIDVGVVAVVRAENTEVAEKIARACLEGGIPAIEITFTVPQADKVIAALREQFSPEELILGAGTVLDSETARIAILAGAEFIVGPNFDPAAAKLCNRYQIPYMAGCMTPTEALAALEAGADIIKIFPGNLFGPKIVKAFKGPLPQAPLMPTGGVSLDNVREWITSGCVAVGVGSELTAGAKTGNFALVTETAKQFVAKVREARNF